ACTCTCAAAAATAAATTATAATCTTCCATAAATAAGTGATGCTGATAACCACCGACATTCTCAATCATATCTTTTCTATAAATAATTGATTGATTATTAAATGGAGAACGATATTTTGAAAATTTAATAATATCAGAATGTTCCGTGGGCACTTCTCGTATTGCAACAACATTTTCAATATTATCAATAAATTCTGACATTTGACTTCCAAGTATAGCTAACTGAGGATTTTCTTTAAGACATGATATTTGTTTTTGAAAACGTTCGGGTAGCGATATATCGTCCGAATCCATAATGGCAATATAACTATGGCTACAATGTTTTAAACCTACATTCTTTGCCTTACCTGTTCCTAAATTCTTATCTAATTTTATCCTCTTCAAAATACTTGGTATTTTGTTTTGCCACTGTTCAATAACATCATATAATCCGTCATTTAATGGGCCATCTTCTACTAAAACAATTTCATTAGGTTTTAGAATTTGTTCATCCCAAATACTGAGTAAAGATTGATTCAAATGTAAAGGATTCTCTTTATAATACACAGACATTAAAACTGAAAAGTTCATCTTTATCTCCCTTATATTTAGGTTATGAGTCCATTTAATTGACTATTTTAATAGTCGTTGCCATTTTGTTAGATGTTCATTCAAGAAAATCTATTCGCTGATTCTCTTGTATTTTTAGATATACTATATGTTGGAATTCTAATTCTATCTTGTCAAATTTTTTAGAATAAAAAAAAGATATTTATATATTACTGATATATAAGGGAAAAAAAACAATAGAATAACTTTTTTTCTAATTTTATATTTCTTAATAAGAAATAACATTTTATTTTTGTTAATATATCTAAAAAAACATCTCTTTGCTTCTTTAAAGGAAGCATAGGCTTGATGAGGAGGATAAAATTCAAATAATAAATAACGATAAACAAACAAGTTATAAAATGAATTTAAAATAAGTAATTCATTTGATGCATCCAAATCAGATAATTGTTGTTTAAATACACCATAAAAGTCTTCTAAATGAGACAGTTTTATATTATGTGTTAAACTACTTTGATTTTGTCGATAATAATATAAAGGCTCTTGTATCGCCCAAATTTTTTTACATTTGATAAATATTAAGGGATATAATAGTTGATCTTCATAGGATTTTACTTCAGGAAAATAATTATCAATATAATAAGCTTTTTTTATTACTTTTGACCATGCAAACCACTTAAGCGCTTCTAATGATGATTTTTTGGCGTTATTTGTAAGTAAAATTTCGCCAGAACCATGAAAATGACACTGAAATAATTTTTTATCGTTAATATTTTGAAATTTATAAGCATTTATTTCTATTAAATCTATGGAATTATTTTTCTCAATAATATTTAATATTTTTTCAAAATATTCTGTTGATAACATATCATCAGAATCTAAAAAAGCTATATATTCCCCAGATGCCAAATCAAGTCCTTTATTTCTTGTTTTCGCAATCCCTTGATTGTTTTGTGAATAAATTTTAACCAAATAATCTTTACTCAGATCAACTCGAAATTGTTCAATAATTTGCTCACTATTATCTAAAGAACCATCATTAATTATGATAATTTCGATTTTTCGCGATTTTATAGATTGTTCTAGCAGAGAATTAAAACAATCAGAAAGAAAATTTCCTGCATTATAAACAGGAATAATAACTGATAATAATACCATTATTTAAAATATCCTATTTTTCAAATAACTGCTTTTCAAAAGATTGATTCAAATATGAAGAAATCTCTTTATAACATACAGACATTAAAACTGATAAGTTCATGTTTAGCTCTCTTATATTTAGGTTATGTGTAATCATATAATTGGCTATTTTAATAAACATCGCCATTTTGTTGTGGCGTTCTTTTTAGAAAATCTTTTTGCTGATTCAATTGCTTTTTTAGACATACTAATTCTTTTTGATTCAGAAAGAATTAAGGATTCTATGGATGCTGCCAATTGTTCAATATTACCATTTTCCACTAAATAACCATTTTCATTATTAGTTATAATTTCATTTGGACCATATGGACAATCAAATGAAATAGTAGGTAACGCGAAAGTTTGTGCTTCAATTAATACCATTCCAAAACCTTCATACCTAGAGCTCATAACAAAAAAAGAGGCATTTTTATATACATTTTCCATATCGATGGTGGAACCTAAAAGGTGAATATTATTCATATTTGCTTTATCAATTTGATCCTTTAATTTTTGCTTATCAATTCCTTCACCATAAATATCTAATCTCCAATCAGGATATTTATTCGCAATCAAAGCCCATGCACTAATTAATAAATCAAACCCCTTTTGATGAGTTAATCTACCAGCAGCTATTATTGATTTACTTGCCACATTATAATTATCTACTAATTCATATGGCGTTGGGTTAAAGACAACATCGACATTACAATCTAATTTTTCATATTCTATTTTATCTCCATGAGTCAATGTTATGATTTGATCAAATCGTTTATAAAGTATTTTCCCCAGCCAATTAATCCATTTAGGTCTACTTTCTCTTGATACATGCTCAAAAGACCACAAATTATATCTTTTAGGTAACAATGACATTAATAAACTAAGTCTTCCCATATTATGAATAATAATAATATCTGGCTTTGTCATGCTAAGATATTCTTTTACTGAAAAGAAAAATGTTGGTAGGATTCCTGATATCACTTTAACTTTTACATTTTCATTCAATGGAAAAGCACATTGATTAAAAGAAGTATTACGATTAATTATCTCAATTTCATAATAATGACTTAATTCATTAGCTAAAAGAGAAACTACACGTTCAATACCAGCACGATGTTTTAAAGAATTTACAATAAAAATGATTTTTTTCATATTATTATTCCAGATAACCTGAGCTAAAATAATCTTGTACCATATAAGGTACTTGGAAATTTAATGTTAGATAGCAATGAATTATCAAATAAAAAAGGGCAACAAAATAAAATAATTTCTTAGTGACGAATTTTAATGAAATAGCCAATAAGAAAATTTCACTATATCCAAAAGCAATACCTAATCTTCCACTAAGAATATAAAAATCGTAAAAGCCTAATCTTAAGGCTAAACTTGTTGAATAAATGTACAGCAATGTTAAATAAGAATCATTTTTAATATATTTAGCTGTTAAAGCAAATAAAATAAAATAAATCATTGCTCGGATATTCGCTAATTCAAAAAAACTTCTTGATGAAGCAAATTCAGTAACTGAATAATCATTAATTCTTGAGCTAATATTTTGTAATAATGAAAACTGCATCACTATTCGACATAAAATAAAAATTAAGATAAACCATAATATTAACCTAATCAAAAGATATTTTTGATTTAAAACATATTTTTTGATTTGCGGCACAAAAAAAGTTAAATATGCTATGGACATCGAGTGAATACTTATAGCAATGAGCAATAATATTGAGCATTTAATTTTTTTCTGATATATGTATAGTAATATAACAGCATTTATTACTATTGCACTAGCAAGACCCTGTCTAATTTGCATAAGCTGTTGAGTAATAAATAAATTAGGTAAATAGAATAATAAGACATCTATAAAACGGATCTTTAATAAATTTGTCGATAAATAAATGAATAAAAAAGTTATGAAAGATATAATGTATGAATATATTGTAAAATTATCAGTAAAAAAATGAACAATATGATTGATTATACCAAATCCAAATTCAACACCGCTTTCTTTATAGAAATCAATCGGGTTTGAACTAAATTTATTAATATTTTTAAAAACACCAAAATATAATCCTGTATCACGCGTATTACCTTTAAAGGCAACAATGAGAGATAATAAACTAATTAAAAATAAGTTAAATAAATTAATTAATGTTCTTTTTTTTACCTTCATTATAAAATGCCTTTGAGAAAATATTGTGTTTAAGAGTATATAATTAAATAATTTTATAATTATTTAATTATATTACCAACTCATAATATAGTCTTTATGCTTTAATAAGCTAACTTCTAAAATAAATAATATATTCTAAATATATAAATTAATGCCAATATATTTTCTCAAACTAAAAATTTATTTTTTATTAAAATAGCTGAATTTTTCATGTATTTTGTTTATATAAACTAAATACATGAAAATTGTTAACAAATCTTCTCTGTCAGAATATTGAGAGAAAAAGTAATAATAACCAGCTCAATAAGCGGGTTAGTGAATATTATTATTCATCCCTCTTTTAAACAAATATCCTATAAGCTTAAATTTGTAACATATAAATAATCTATGGCATAACTCAAGGAAAACACTAACATTGTAAGCTATTATAACTGTTCTTAAATTAATGGAATTAAATAAAAATAAAATACCGATTAAAGATAGATATATTACTGTAGCTAAAAATAAATTATAGAGGAATTTATTTTGCAAACCATTCGGTATTAAAATGAATAGTCCTATTGCAGAGCTCATTGATGCAGTCACAATAAATAAAGCCGCAATACTAAAGGTTATAAGATCATTATTAATTATCCCTTTAGAAAGGATATAGATAAGAATATTTGATGATGAAACAACAACTAAATAAAAAAAGATACTAACAAAAAAGGCGCTCCAAACTCCAACTCTTATATCTTTTATTCTTTTACTTCTTACTATTAGTGGGAAAAATGCATTATTAAAATTAACAAAAATATTACGAACTAATTCAATAATTTTTTGCATAATGTCAAAATAAGCTACAGAAGACATAGATAAAAAACTTATAATGATAATATTAGTACGATCTTTTATTAATGCCATCACATCCGACATGAAATAAATAAAGGCATCTTTAATTGTTGATAAGATTTGGGACTTATTGGGAATTAAAAACTTAAAACGTTCTCTTTTAAATAAAACAAATAAAGGGAAAGAAATAGCAAACAAATTACTTCCTATAAGTAAAATAGGGACTAATAAAATATTAGATTCATTTTCAATAAAAAAGAAGATCAAGATACAAAAAATAAGTTTTGATAAAGCGTTCGTGATGCTGATATTTAGCATCTGCTCTTTACCTAAAAAATACCAAACAGGGAATAAAACGTCATAAAACGTAGCTATGGCATATAATAAAATTAAATAAAAAAGCGTTGTGTCTTCAATAAGGTAACCAAAAATAAAATAGATACAGAACAATAATATTACAGTAGTTAAATAAATAGTAAATTTGATAGTATAAATGACCGAAGCAATCTCATCAGTTAATTTTTTATTATGTCTTGACTCACTGATTTCTTTTGTACCAGTAACATTAAAACCAAAATTTATAAATGTAGAAATATAAATCATTATAGTTTGAGCGAAGGCAATTAAACCATAGTTATGTATACCTAATTTAACTATTAAAAAAGGAAGTGTAACTAATGGGGATATTAAATTAACGGATTGAATACAACTCAAGCATAAAAAATTAATCAGTTGTTGCCGATAATTTGCAATTACATTAGATATAAAAGATTTCATTTTATATTATATTCTATCAATTTTCGCACCTAAAACCCGAAGTTTATCCTCAATTGCGTCATAACCACGATCAATATGATAAATACGATCAACAATTGTCGTGCCATTAGCAATACAACCTGCTAAAACTAGGCTTGCAGAGGCGCGTAAATCAGTAGCCATTACTTCAGTTCCTGTTAACTTTTCCACACCCTGTGTAATTAGTGTATTACCTTCAATTTCCGCTTTTGCTCCCATTCTAATTAACTCTGGAACATGCATAAAACGATTTTCGAAAATAGTTTCTTTAATGATACCCGTCCCTTCAGCAATAATGTTTAACAAAGTAAATTGAGCTTGCATATCCGTTGGGAAACCTGGATGTGGTGCTGTATAAATATTTACAGCTTTTGGTCGTTTATCTTGCATATTTAAACTTATCCAATCTTCACCTGTTTTTATCTCCGCTCCTGCTTCTATCAATTTAGCAATTACCGCTTCTAGCATAGTCGGATTTGTTTTACGACAAACTATACTACCTTTTGAAATAGCTGCCGCAACTAAATAGGTTCCTGTTTCAATACGGTCAGGCAAAATTTGATGCACTCCACCACCTAATTTTTCAACACCTTCAATGATAATTTTTTCACTTCCGGCGCCAGATATTTTAGCACCAAGAATATTCAAAAATTTAGCTGTGTCAGCAATTTCTGGTTCACAGGCTGCATTTTCTATAACAGTTACACCTTCTGCTAACGTTGCAGCACACATAATGGTAACAGTAGCACCTACGCTTACTTTTTCCATTACAATGTGTGCCCCCTTGAGTCGTCCATTTACGGTTGCTTTCACATAACCTTCATCTAAAGTTATCGTGGCGCCTAATTTTTCCAATCCTGAGATATGTAAGTCAACGGGACGAGCACCAATAGCACATCCGCCAGGTAAAGAGACTTGTCCTTGCCCAAATCTTGCGACTAAAGGTCCTAATGCCCAAATCGAAGCTCTCATCGTTTTGACTAATTCATAAGGTGCACAAAAATCATCAATTTGGCTTGCATCAAGAATAATATTTTCATTATATTCAATCTTGACACCTAAACGTTTTAATAATTCTAAGGTCGTTTCAATATCTTTTAATCTAGGAGCATTCAAAATTTTAACGGGTTCTGTTGCTAATAACGAAGCAAATAAAATAGGAAGTGCTGCATTCTTAGCACCAGAAATAATGACTTCACCATTTAGTTGGGTTGGCCCAATAATTTTAAACTTATCCATTAAATAATTATCTCTTAGTATACTGACCTCACAATAATGTGCCATTATAAATGGAATAATCAAATCTGTAATTATTAATCTTATAAAATTATAAAAATGTTATGAGCAGATTTTAATTTTCTGTTATAGTTAAGTTGTTATTTATCAATTATATTACAAACAATTTAGATGATGAAAATTTTAAAAGCATTCATATTTCTATAACACAAACACAAAAGGAATGAAGCATGTTTGATAATTTAGCTAAAGCTGGGAAATATTTAGGTCAAGCAGCTAAATTGATGATAGGTATCCCTGACTATGATACTTATGTTCAACATATGAAATTAACCCATCCTGAACAAGTTCCAATGACTTATGAGGAATTCTTCAAAGAACGACAAGAAGCCAAATATAGTGGAAAAGGTGGTTTTAAATGTTGTTAACCTCAAACTTTTACTTATAACCTTTAAGGTAAATTTTAATAATGAATAACTATCTACCTGTTACTATTTTGACCGGCTTTTTAGGTTCTGGTAAAACAACGCTTATTAACCATTTGTTAAATCATAATCAACATGAAAAGATTATGATAATTGAAAATGAATTCGGTCCAATTAATATTGACAGTAAATTACTTAAGTCTGATAGAAATATTGAAATCCTTGAGATGACGAATGGTTGTATTTGTTGTAGTGTACAAGGTGAATTGATCTCAGCTTTACATCATTTATATCAACGTCGTTTAAATGGCGAAATCGCTTTTGATCGTTTAATTATTGAAACAACAGGGTTAGCTGATCCGGCTCCTATTTTACAGGCCTTTTTTATAGATGAATTTATACGCGAAACTATTCAGCTTGATGCCGTTGTGACTTTAGTAGATTGTGAAAATATAATAAATGATCTTAATGAACATCGTGTTATTGCTTCACAAATTGGTTTTGCCGATAGAGTCATTTTGACTAAGACTGATCGCATTAACGATGATGAAAAAATAATTATTGTTAAGCGTATTAGTAATATCAATCGTAAAGCAACAATCCTAGAAGCAAAACATGGGCAAATAGCCAAATCACAATGGTTAGATATCAATGCTTTTCAACTAAATGATGACCTACATTTAAACAATGGATTATTTATTTTTGAAAATGATAGATCATTGACAGATAAATCAATACTTTTAAAATCAGCAAATAATTTACAGAAATCATATAATGATGAAATCTGTAGTTATCTATTTGAAGCTGGTGAACTAGACCTGAAAAAAATTGGCGAATTCACAGAAACATTAATTGAGCAATATGGTAATGATATGCTGCGCTATAAAGGAGTGTTAGCTATTAAAGATCAATCACAGAAGTTAATCGTACAAGGTGTTCATAAAGTAGTGGGCTTTGATTACGGTCAGCAATGGGAAAATGAACAAGATAAAGTATCTAAATTTATTATAATTGGTCGTAAATTACCTTTTAAAGAGTTAAAGCAAAAGTTTTTACTAACCGCCGTTAATAAAAGTTAGTTTAAAAAATAATGGATATAAAAAAGCCCTTTCATGGGCTTTTTATGTAAAATTTGAATAAAATAGCATTACTCTATACCTAAGCTAACTTATTATCTTTAAAGACCAATAAGTTTTCGTTCGCGTTGCCACTCAGTAGGTGTATAGGTCTTTATAGAAAGAGCATGAATGCGATTATCCGCAATATACTCCGATAATGGACGGTACACAGCCTGTTGTTTTTTAACTCGGCTTAACTCAGCAAACATCTCACCTACCGCAATCACTTGAAAGTGACTACCATCATCAGTCAAAGCAAAAACCTCATCTAAATTAAGTTCTTGCAATAATTTATTTTCAATTTCTTTTGTATCCATTTTTTTATATAACGCTTAATTGTATAAATTTTTAAAACAATATTAGATCAGCAATATTCAATTTACCGTTCAAACCAAGTTTTATGTTTAATATAATCTTTCAACAAATTATTAATACTTGAGGCTAGTAATTATTACATATATCTGTTAGTTAAACCAATAATGTATCAAGATCATATAGAATAATTAATGTTTTGAGCTGCTGATTAATCTCAAGCAGCTTCACATTTTGCTTAATACAGAAATAAGTTAATAACGCCAATCCCGCAGAATCAACCCGAATTAACGCTGACACATCAATACCTTTAATATCCTTTAAAAGCTCAGTCCTGTTATGCCAAAGTTCATTAAGTGTATCGCAATCCAATACGCCACTAAGATGTAATACATTATCTCGTTTCTGTACTGTAATTACTTGCATAACAACTCCTTTACCCTAAAATAACATATTATTTTGATGCTGTAGTTTTATTTGGAATAGCATTCGGATCAATTTTTTGACTTGCTTGTGATTGTAATTGAGCAATCAAAGATTTAATACCCTGTTGCCTAACAATTGTTGACCACTCACTTTGCTTAGTTGTAATCATACTTACCCCTTCAGCTACCATATCATAAGCCTGCCATTCACCGGTAGCAGTATTCTTACGCCATTGGAAATCTAATCTTATTGGTTGTTGAGATTTATCTGGGTTGATTAATAGAACTCGTACTGAAACGATATTTTTTCCAGTGACATCTTTGTCTGATTCTACTTGATAAGATTGTCCATTGTACATAGATAGTGCTTGAGCAAATGCTTGTATTAGATAACGTTCAAAAGCAGAAAAATACGCATCACGCTCATCTTTATTAATATTTTTATAATTATCCCCTAATGACAATGCAGCTGCATATTTAACATGAACATAAGGTAATAAGTCACTTTTAACAACGTCTCTCAAAATTTCAGGGTTACTTTTAATTTGAGCACTTTGCTGATTAATTGCGTTAAAAATTTTCTCAGCCGCTATTTTGGTTTTTTGATATGGGTCTTCAAAATTTTTTTCGCTAGCCATAACAATTGGAGCAAATATTAATGTAACAATAACTATGAACTTCTTTAACATGAAATTAACCTCTTTTTAATGGTTACTCGGTTCTGTTTTAGATTGATTATTCTTCGAAGGACCAACGCTATATAAAAACTGACCTATCAAATCTTCAATAACCATAGCAGGACTTGTATTATGTATAACGAAACCTTCTTGAAAATAATCTGGAATCTTTTCTTCAAAATCTACAGTCGGATCAACTGATACCCCACGATCCTGTGCATCTTCAATATCAAGTTCTTGTTCGGAACTCTTTTTTATTCCTAAACTGACAGCTATAAATTGTTCGCCAAGTAACCCAGAGGTTTTAATTGATAAGCTACTATTACTTGGAATATGATCATAGTTTGCATCAATATCCATAGTAACATAAGGCTTATAATCTTTAAGCGTGATATTGGCTATTCTTCCAATCACTACTCCGCCTATTTTAATCGGTGAACGTGCTTTTAAGCCCCCAACATTATCAAATACAGCATAGACACGATAGGTTGAGTTTTGATTATAAGACGTTACGTCAGTCACTCTGAAACATAAAAAGAGTATTGAACAAACTACTATAACCATAAATAACCCAACCATGATTTCGATTTTACGACTCATGTTTATTTGACCTCAATTAACTAAACATTAATGAAGTTAGAATAAAATCTAACCCAAGAATAACAAGTGATGAATATACAACGGTACTAGTTGTTGCTTTACTTATACCTTCAGATGTTGGAATACAATTATAGCCATTAAATAGCGCAATCCAACTAGCAGCGATAGAAAAAGCAAAACTTTTAATAAAGCAGTTTAATGTATCATGCCACCAATTAACATTACTTTGAATTGATGACCAAAAGAAACCGGAATCAATCCCCTTCCATTCCACACCAACTAACGCACCGCCTAAGATACCAACCGTGATGAATATTGCTGTCAGAAAAGGCAAACAAAAGAAACCAGCCCAAAAGCGTGGTGCTATAATTCGTCTTAATGGATCAATCGCCATCATTTCCATGCTAGATAATTGTTCTGTAGCCTTCATTAATCCAATTTCTGCTGTTAGCGCGGAACCAGCTCTTCCCGCAAAAAGTAATCCTGCGACAACAGGTCCTAATTCACGTAATAAAGCTAAAGCAACTAACATTCCTAAACTGGCTTCGGCACTAAAAGTCGTTAAAATAAAGTAACCTTGTAAAGCTAGTACCATACCAATGAATAATCCAGAAACAATAATAATTGTTAAAGATTGTACGCCAACGAAATAAAACTGTTTAATTAAAAGAGGGAATTGTTTCTTGAACTCAGGCTTACCAATTAATGCGCCAAATAACATTAACCCCGCTCGACCAAACATAGCCACAAAATCAATTCCCCATTGCCCGATCTTAGAAAGAATATTTAACATTATTTCATACCTCTACTTAAATCGGTTTTATAATCTTCTGCTGGATAATGGAATGGTACAGGTCCATCAGCTAATCCATCTAAAAACTGTTTAACGCGTGGATCATTATTTTGTCGAATTTCTTCTGCTGTTCCACCAGCAATAATATGTTTTTCAGCAATAATATAAACGTAATCAGCAATAGTTAGTACTTCATTTACATCATGAGTCACTACAATACATGTCAATCCTAATGATTGATTAATTTCAGCAATTAATTTGACGATCACTCCCATGGATATAGGATCTTGTCCGGCAAAAGGCTCATCAAACATGATTAAATCAGGATCTAGTGCTATTGCACGTGCTAATGCAGCTCTTCTAGCCATTCCTCCTGATAATTCCGAAGGCATTAACTCGGCAGCACCACGTAAACCTACAGATTGAAGCTTCATTAACACTAAATTACGTAATATCGGTTCAGAAAGATCAAGATGTTCTCGAATTGGATAAGCGACATTTTCAAATACTGTCAAATCGGTAAATAATGCACCTGACTGAAATAGCATACTCATACGCTTTCGAACTTGATAGAGTTTTGAACGCGATAATGAGGGAATATTTTCACCATCAAATAATATTGTTCCTGATTGTGGTTTTAGCTGGCCACCAATCAATTTTAATAATGTTGTTTTACCTATACCTGAAGGCCCCATAATAGCAGTTACTTTTCCTTTTGGTACGGTTAAATTCATATTTTTATAAATTGGTCTAGCACCACGATAAAATGACATATCATGAATTTCTACCAAATTATCTGGTTTTATTGAGTTGTTTTTTAGTTCTGTCATCTGTAGTTTCTCTGATTAAAGACCATCCAGTTAACAATATCTCTTAGATTAGTTTACATTATCTTCATCAATTATGAAAATAAAACTAATAGAAACAATGAATTCTAGTTAAAATTGGTAAAAGAAAACTAATAACGAATCATCGTTTTATCAATATTTTGCGCCCAATCATCAATACCATTTTTCAAATTATAAATTTGGCTTTCATCAAATCCATTATCAATTAAATAAAGTGCAACATTTAAGCTTCTTATTCCATGGTGGCAATAGATGACTATCATTTTATCATCTGGAATTTTATCCAGATAAAGCGGAATTAAATTCATTGGAATATGAATTGATTGTGGTAAATGACAAATCGACACTTCGCTAGCTTCACGAACATCCAGCAAAAAAATATCATCAGGTTGATTAGTTAAGATTTCATCTAATTGCCGGCTAGAAAGTGATTGTATTTCATTACGCATAGTTTTATTTAATTTAGCATTGTTGAGAATGGTATCTATCATAACAAATATGATATAAAACTCATTATTTCACAAAGTAGGGTAATGATATTACCCTACTCAATCCGTGTTATTTTATTTGTTATGCGTTATTTTCTAATCCTTTTGTGATTTTCTCATAAAGATCATTCGATAAATTATTTAATTTCAATAATCTTTCTAAAGCTTCACGCATTAATGATGCTCGTTTTTCATCATAACGTTTTAAACGTATCAATGGATCAATAAGTCGTGATGCAACTTGTGGGTTTTTCTGATTTAATTCTGTAAGAATTTCCACCAAGAAATGATAACCACTTCCATCTAGCATATGAAATGCTGCTGGATTATTATTCACAAAGGCACCAATTAGCGATCTAACTCGATTTGGATTATTTAATGAAAATGAACGATGAGTAAGTAGTTTTTTTACAATTTGTAATGCATTGTTCGGACTACTCGCTTGTAATGCAAACCATTTATCCATTACCAATCCATCTTTATGCCATTGTTCATCAAAATCTGTCAATAAAATGTCTTTACATGGCAACTGAGCCATAACAGCCGTATGCAAAGCAGCTAGGCTATCTGTCATATTATCTG
Above is a genomic segment from Frischella perrara containing:
- a CDS encoding rhodanese-like domain-containing protein; translation: MIDTILNNAKLNKTMRNEIQSLSSRQLDEILTNQPDDIFLLDVREASEVSICHLPQSIHIPMNLIPLYLDKIPDDKMIVIYCHHGIRSLNVALYLIDNGFDESQIYNLKNGIDDWAQNIDKTMIRY
- a CDS encoding STAS domain-containing protein; the protein is MQVITVQKRDNVLHLSGVLDCDTLNELWHNRTELLKDIKGIDVSALIRVDSAGLALLTYFCIKQNVKLLEINQQLKTLIILYDLDTLLV
- the mlaE gene encoding lipid asymmetry maintenance ABC transporter permease subunit MlaE, with amino-acid sequence MLNILSKIGQWGIDFVAMFGRAGLMLFGALIGKPEFKKQFPLLIKQFYFVGVQSLTIIIVSGLFIGMVLALQGYFILTTFSAEASLGMLVALALLRELGPVVAGLLFAGRAGSALTAEIGLMKATEQLSSMEMMAIDPLRRIIAPRFWAGFFCLPFLTAIFITVGILGGALVGVEWKGIDSGFFWSSIQSNVNWWHDTLNCFIKSFAFSIAASWIALFNGYNCIPTSEGISKATTSTVVYSSLVILGLDFILTSLMFS
- the ibaG gene encoding BolA family iron metabolism protein IbaG, which encodes MDTKEIENKLLQELNLDEVFALTDDGSHFQVIAVGEMFAELSRVKKQQAVYRPLSEYIADNRIHALSIKTYTPTEWQRERKLIGL
- the mlaC gene encoding phospholipid-binding protein MlaC; the protein is MLKKFIVIVTLIFAPIVMASEKNFEDPYQKTKIAAEKIFNAINQQSAQIKSNPEILRDVVKSDLLPYVHVKYAAALSLGDNYKNINKDERDAYFSAFERYLIQAFAQALSMYNGQSYQVESDKDVTGKNIVSVRVLLINPDKSQQPIRLDFQWRKNTATGEWQAYDMVAEGVSMITTKQSEWSTIVRQQGIKSLIAQLQSQASQKIDPNAIPNKTTASK
- the mlaF gene encoding phospholipid ABC transporter ATP-binding protein MlaF, whose product is MTELKNNSIKPDNLVEIHDMSFYRGARPIYKNMNLTVPKGKVTAIMGPSGIGKTTLLKLIGGQLKPQSGTILFDGENIPSLSRSKLYQVRKRMSMLFQSGALFTDLTVFENVAYPIREHLDLSEPILRNLVLMKLQSVGLRGAAELMPSELSGGMARRAALARAIALDPDLIMFDEPFAGQDPISMGVIVKLIAEINQSLGLTCIVVTHDVNEVLTIADYVYIIAEKHIIAGGTAEEIRQNNDPRVKQFLDGLADGPVPFHYPAEDYKTDLSRGMK
- the mlaD gene encoding outer membrane lipid asymmetry maintenance protein MlaD yields the protein MSRKIEIMVGLFMVIVVCSILFLCFRVTDVTSYNQNSTYRVYAVFDNVGGLKARSPIKIGGVVIGRIANITLKDYKPYVTMDIDANYDHIPSNSSLSIKTSGLLGEQFIAVSLGIKKSSEQELDIEDAQDRGVSVDPTVDFEEKIPDYFQEGFVIHNTSPAMVIEDLIGQFLYSVGPSKNNQSKTEPSNH